The Cydia amplana chromosome 11, ilCydAmpl1.1, whole genome shotgun sequence genome includes a region encoding these proteins:
- the LOC134652034 gene encoding uncharacterized protein LOC134652034: MTSANCALVLLLLVPAVLTQDYDVTDIQCTFSSGGTGLRDSVTALLRKPEGFRGAPLFADDRATDPVADLVCQIRPEPEDPTGLLYRLRITDFTRCGVLKRNGFVHVRVWFPQFPGVVMQSDQELIIMCKPPEPTIIENKAAGFAGSFPHGARVSGVVEETPGRLEYEVALYKEAPPVSRHTNHSVDLPVDQAVPIGTKLQLRARINPESAWRHIKLLEVAVSPDPDRPHAPGAVLLVKEGCRNRDFASIIPHQPARYRERHNEVFLDFEAFLLASMKERSTLWIHSQIKACMDAADCQPDYCLDLFEPSGHGRRRRSLPDASHIHNITSAAMVADNGTTPFTRFKENLEYTVVMPGELFHRTPLEGTCATSMMVAAALGALLFMSALLMCYLATRLNSTMLKNNSLQAPSGKSFEQILRELAHHSLPDSGYTGRPTLQ; encoded by the exons ATGACGAGCGCCAACTGCGCTCTCGTGCTGCTCTTGCTG GTTCCCGCTGTACTTACACAGGACTACGATG TAACGGACATCCAATGCACATTCTCGAGCGGCGGCACGGGCCTGCGGGACTCAGTGACGGCCCTGCTAAGGAAGCCCGAGGGCTTCCGTGGAGCCCCGCTGTTTGCTGATGACCGCGCCACGGACCCCGTCGCCGACCTCGTCTGTCAGATCCGGCCGGAGCCGGAGGACCCCACGGGGCTCCTTTACAGGCTCCGGATAACGGACTTTACGAGATGCGGAGTACTGAAGCGGAAT GGCTTCGTGCACGTGCGCGTATGGTTCCCGCAGTTCCCGGGCGTAGTCATGCAGTCTGACCAGGAGCTGATCATCATGTGCAAGCCGCCCGAGCCCACTATCATCGAGAACAAGGCCGCCGGCTTCGCTGGGAGCTT CCCACACGGCGCGCGAGTGTCTGGCGTAGTGGAGGAGACGCCCGGCCGGCTAGAGTACGAAGTGGCGCTGTACAAGGAGGCGCCGCCGGTGTCGCGGCACACCAACCATTCCGTCGACCTGCCCGTCGATCAG GCGGTACCCATCGGCACGAAGCTGCAGCTGCGCGCGCGCATAAACCCGGAGTCTGCATGGCGGCACATAAAACTGCTAGAAGTGGCTGTGTCGCCGGACCCGGACCGGCCGCACGCGCCCGGCGCCGTGCTGCTCGTCAAAGAGGG TTGCCGAAACCGCGACTTTGCGTCCATCATCCCGCACCAACCGGCGAGATATCGCGAGCGCCACAATGAGGTGTTTCTCGACTTTGAGGCGTTTCTCCTTGCCTCCATGAAGGAGCGCTCCACCCTGTGGATACACTCACAGATCAAGGCCTGCATGGACGCTGCAGACTGCCAGCCGGATTACTGTCTAGACTTGTTCGAGCCATCTG GTCATGGCCGTCGCCGCAGATCGCTCCCTGACGCGTCGCACATACACAACATAACCAGCGCTGCCATGGTCGCGGACAACGGGACCACGCCGTTCACGAGGTTCAAGGAGAACCTCGAGTACACGGTCGTGATGCCGGGGGAGCTGTTCCACCGGACGCCGCTGGAGGGCACGTGTGCCACCTCCATGATGGTCGCTGCGGCGTTAGGCGCCTTGCTATTCATGTCAGCTTTGCTG ATGTGTTACCTGGCCACACGCTTGAACTCCACAATGCTCAAAAACAACAGTTTACAAGCGCCGTCGGGCAAAAGCTTCGAACAAATTCTTAGGGAGCTGGCACACCACTCACTCCCTGACTCTGGATACACAGGGCGTCCCACCTTACAGTGA
- the LOC134652187 gene encoding aprataxin yields the protein MSKRSASMLGDACKTTKQPRHWSLGLLGSMKDPELIVKQSDRVVIIRDKYPKAKVHYLVLPQEDINSIYNLNKSHISLLEEFGDFYEELKEEHHGVTLRAGFHAVPSMQRLHMHVISTDMISPCLKTKVHWNSFVTRNFIPYQDALSELKENGSIQKISNEAHKTLMAMDLQCNQCNFKPKNMPQLKEHLFSHAK from the exons ATGAGTAAAAGGAGCGCAAGTATGTTAGGAGACGCGTGTAAAACGACCAAACAACCAAGACACTGGTCGCTGGGACTATTAGGATCCATGAAAGACCCAGAGTTAATCGTGAAACAGTCTGACCGAGTTGTAATTATTCGAGATAAATATCCAAAAGCCAAAGTTCATTACCTTGTACTGCCGCAGGAGGACATAAATAGTATTTACAATCTCAATAAGAGTCATATTAGTCTCTTAGAAGAATTCGGTGATTTCTATGAAGAGCTAAAAGAGGAACATCATGGAGTCACCCTCAGGGCCGGTTTCCATGCTGTACCAAGTATGCAGCGGCTCCACATGCATGTTATAAGTACTGACATGATTTCACCATGCCTGAAAACAAAAGTACATTGGAACAGTTTTGTTACAAGAAACTTTATACCTTACCAAG ATGCACTAAGTGAGCTAAAAGAGAATGGAAGTATTCAGAAAATATCAAATGAGGCCCACAAGACTCTAATGGCTATGGATTTACAGTGCAACCAATGTaattttaagcctaaaaatatgCCACAACTTAAAGAACATTTGTTCTCTCATGCTAAATAA
- the LOC134652423 gene encoding uncharacterized protein LOC134652423 has product MKIAVEGCAHGELEKIYECIKTLQEREGIKIDLLICCGDFQSVRNKDDLRAMAVPEKYQHICTFYKYYSGEEKAPVLTIFIGGNHEASNYLQELPYGGWVAPNIYYVGRAGVVKFGNLRIGGMSGIFKGRDYLQGLWECPPYNQNSLRSVYHIRALDVFRLSQLKEKVHVMLSHDWPEGITDYGNKEELLRRKPFFREDIESNQLGSPPATRLLKELQPDYWFAAHLHCLFVALVKHDEGETKFLALDKCLPKRRHLQILDLPSEYDGDKQLRYDLEWLAVLKNTNHLMSVKNIDCHMPGPGGNERYDFTPTTEEKEAVVNLMGDMLIKEEAFVMTAPVYDPNSRRGVPTDPIANPQTVNLCEKLCIDDPLQVLTARTGRVMKQPNVITSSNIVTSPEPVVSVLTTPVKAKMSLPAPVTPSDCDSEMSHTNSLFSPETPSQINSTNECATPLSVGKKTFKRRNQSLYTPDADKSPDTSTSLLDDSPRSSKVPFNDNKCS; this is encoded by the exons atgaAAATTGCCGTCGAAGGTTGTGCCCATGGCGAATTAGAAAAAATATACGAATGCATCAAAACTTTACAGGAGAGGGAAGGAATAAAGATTGATTTATTGATATGTTGCGGAGATTTCCAATCGGTGCGGAATAAAGATGATCTACGAGCAATGGCAGTGCCTGAGAAATACCAGCACATCTGCACATTTTACAA gtATTATAGTGGCGAGGAAAAGGCCCCAGTGTTGACGATATTCATTGGCGGGAACCATGAAGCATCCAATTATCTGCAAGAGCTCCCATATGGGGGATGGGTGGCCCCGAACATCTACTATGTGGGCAGAGCTGGTGTGGTCAAGTTCGGTAACTTGAGAATTGGAG GTATGTCTGGAATCTTCAAAGGAAGAGACTATCTCCAGGGCCTTTGGGAGTGTCCCCCCTATAACCAGAACTCCTTGCGATCTGTGTACCACATCCGGGCCCTGGATGTGTTCCGTCTCAGCCAGCTGAAGGAGAAGGTGCATGTCATGCTGTCTCACGACTGGCCGGAAGGTATCACTGATTACGGGAATAAAGAGGAATTGTTAAGAAGGAAACCATTTTTCAG GGAGGACATTGAATCTAACCAACTGGGAAGCCCTCCTGCCACAAGACTGCTGAAAGAGCTACAGCCAGACTACTGGTTTGCTGCGCACTTGCATTGCCTCTTTGTAGCTCTGGTAAAGCATGACGAGGGGGAAACCAAATTCCTGGCACTTGATAAATGCCTGCCCAAGCGCAGGCATCTTCAGATATTGGATTTACCTTCAGAGTATGATGGTGACAAACAACTGAGATATGATCTGGAGTGGTTGGCTGTGCTGAAGAATACAAACCACCTCATGTCAGTTAAAAATATTGACTGTCATATGCCTGGACCAGGAGGCAATGAAAG GTACGATTTTACACCAACAACAGAAGAAAAAGAAGCAGTTGTTAACCTAATGGGAGACATGCTAATAAAGGAGGAAGCTTTTGTGATGACTGCTCCAGTGTATGATCCCAACTCTCGCCGTGGTGTGCCCACTGACCCCATTGCGAACCCACAAACTGTgaacttgtgtgaaaaacttTGTATTGATGATCCCTTACAAGTATTGACAGCAAGAACCGGTAGAGTAATGAAACAACCAAATGTAATTACATCTAGCAATATTGTTACTAGTCCAGAGCCAGTGGTGAGCGTTTTAACAACACCAGTCAAAGCAAAAATGTCATTACCGGCACCAGTGACACCCAGTGATTGTGACAGTGAGATGTCTCATACAAACTCTTTGTTCTCTCCAGAGACACCTTCACAGATAAACAGCACTAATGAATGTGCTACGcctttgtcagtaggaaaaaaGACATTTAAAAGACGAAATCAGTCCTTATACACCCCAGATGCTGATAAAAGTCCTGATACTTCTACATCACTTCTAGATGACAGCCCTCGCTCTAGCAAAGTACCGTTTAATGATAATAAGTGTAGTTAA